In Patescibacteria group bacterium, a single window of DNA contains:
- the lysS gene encoding lysine--tRNA ligase yields MATRLDSIREERVKKLEELKKLHINPYPSKISLKGKHIEIDEARKKEGSKVMVAGRIMGMRGHGAILFGDVRDETGTIQFLASEKNLSEKYPILKLIDAGDFLAVVGKIMKTQAGEITVEVNDFQLLSKSIRPLPSEWFGLKDEEDRYRQRYVDLILNENLKEIFRKKAIFWQSMRNFMIDKGFLEVETPALENTAGGADANPFVTHHQALDIDLYLRISMGELWQKRLMVAGFDKTFEVGRQFRNEGIDREHLQDYSQMEFYWAYHNYEDSMKLVEELYKYIAEKAFGTLKFEINGHKVDLGKFWKRIDYTESIKSKFNIDINSASDEDLRNRLKELRVAFEKNDERGRLIDLIWKQVRKEISGPVFLVGHPVEVSPLAKRMEDRNNFVERYQIILAGSEMGNGYSELNDPIDQAERFAKQQEMRDKGDEEAQMQDADFVRALEYGMPPVTGFGVSERLFSFLANLPVREAVLFPLLRPENIK; encoded by the coding sequence ATGGCTACACGCTTAGATAGTATTCGCGAAGAGAGAGTTAAAAAGCTTGAAGAATTAAAAAAACTTCATATTAATCCTTATCCATCAAAAATAAGTTTAAAGGGAAAACATATTGAGATTGATGAAGCCCGTAAAAAAGAAGGGTCAAAAGTAATGGTTGCTGGGCGAATTATGGGAATGCGCGGGCATGGAGCTATCCTTTTTGGAGATGTTAGAGACGAAACGGGAACAATTCAATTTTTGGCAAGCGAGAAAAATTTAAGTGAGAAATATCCAATTTTAAAATTGATTGATGCTGGAGATTTTTTGGCAGTTGTTGGAAAAATAATGAAAACACAAGCTGGAGAGATAACTGTTGAGGTAAATGATTTTCAATTACTTAGTAAATCTATTAGGCCACTTCCAAGCGAATGGTTTGGACTAAAAGATGAAGAAGATAGATACAGACAAAGATATGTTGATTTGATTTTGAATGAAAATTTAAAAGAAATATTTAGAAAAAAAGCAATTTTTTGGCAATCGATGCGCAATTTTATGATTGATAAAGGATTTCTTGAAGTTGAAACTCCAGCTCTTGAAAATACTGCAGGAGGGGCTGATGCGAATCCTTTTGTGACACATCATCAAGCTCTGGATATTGATTTATATCTTCGAATTTCTATGGGAGAGCTTTGGCAAAAGCGACTTATGGTAGCAGGATTTGATAAAACTTTTGAAGTTGGAAGGCAATTTAGAAACGAAGGAATTGACCGAGAACATTTACAGGATTATTCACAGATGGAATTTTATTGGGCATATCACAACTATGAAGATTCTATGAAACTTGTTGAGGAACTCTATAAATACATTGCAGAGAAAGCTTTTGGTACACTTAAATTTGAAATTAATGGACATAAAGTTGATTTGGGAAAGTTTTGGAAGAGAATTGATTATACAGAAAGTATAAAAAGTAAATTTAATATTGATATAAATAGTGCAAGCGATGAGGATTTGAGAAATAGGCTTAAAGAACTTAGAGTGGCTTTTGAAAAGAATGATGAGCGAGGGCGATTGATTGATTTAATTTGGAAACAAGTGCGAAAAGAGATTAGTGGACCGGTATTTTTAGTAGGGCACCCAGTTGAAGTGTCACCGCTTGCAAAGAGAATGGAAGATCGTAATAATTTTGTTGAGCGTTATCAAATAATACTTGCTGGAAGCGAAATGGGAAATGGATATAGCGAACTTAATGATCCAATTGATCAAGCTGAAAGATTTGCTAAACAACAGGAAATGCGCGATAAAGGAGATGAAGAAGCACAAATGCAGGATGCTGACTTTGTACGAGCGCTTGAATATGGAATGCCTCCTGTTACTGGATTTGGAGTTTCTGAAAGATTATTTAGTTTTTTGGCAAATTTGCCAGTAAGGGAAGCAGTTTTATTTCCATTACTACGGCCGGAGAATATTAAATGA
- the greA gene encoding transcription elongation factor GreA: MQNKPVQLTEKAFGDLQKELKELTDVKRPKLVERLSHAMAEGDLAENSDYHNAKEELEFLDGRIDELSVVVNNAVITNDNAKQTGKVGMGTRVTVKIGGKEQTFTIVGEWEADAANKKISPSSPLGQMLMDKSKGEKIEVEAPAGKVMYEIVEIE; this comes from the coding sequence ATGCAAAACAAACCAGTACAATTAACAGAAAAAGCTTTTGGAGATTTGCAAAAAGAGCTTAAAGAATTAACAGATGTAAAAAGACCAAAATTGGTTGAAAGATTGTCTCACGCTATGGCTGAGGGAGATCTTGCTGAGAATTCTGACTATCATAATGCAAAAGAAGAACTTGAGTTTTTGGATGGGCGTATTGATGAACTTTCGGTTGTTGTGAATAATGCTGTAATAACAAATGACAATGCAAAACAAACTGGAAAAGTGGGAATGGGGACAAGAGTTACAGTGAAAATTGGGGGAAAAGAGCAGACTTTTACAATTGTTGGAGAATGGGAAGCGGATGCTGCAAATAAGAAAATTTCTCCAAGCTCTCCTCTTGGACAAATGCTTATGGATAAATCAAAGGGAGAAAAAATTGAAGTTGAAGCACCAGCTGGAAAAGTAATGTACGAGATTGTTGAGATTGAATAA
- a CDS encoding lamin tail domain-containing protein produces MKKALPWLFATFILTVLISFISSQNSSVLAETDHVDIYQIQIAGAGTGHSTNEFIELANPTNSAVDLSNWKLTRKTKGGTEGDLVATMSGTVPANGFFLITSDTYPGPTTGDLTYDDGSPTVSTNSTVLLYGSDGTTVIDKVGMGTASDFEGTATVNPGDGKSIERISPSTDTDNNSSDFAVQNTPDPMNSTGGTSTPTPTASPTPTSTPTATPTATSTPTSTPTTTPTPTMTPTSTPTTTPTVSPIETPTMSPTPTNFPFPFHPLVFTCRVNYITINTGWFILSVPQIFCGFNL; encoded by the coding sequence ATGAAAAAAGCACTGCCTTGGCTTTTTGCAACATTTATTTTAACTGTTTTAATCTCATTCATTTCATCCCAAAATTCATCAGTTTTAGCTGAAACAGATCATGTTGATATTTATCAAATCCAAATAGCCGGAGCAGGAACAGGTCATTCTACCAATGAATTCATAGAACTTGCTAACCCTACAAACTCAGCAGTCGATCTATCTAATTGGAAACTCACTAGAAAAACAAAGGGCGGAACAGAAGGAGATTTAGTCGCAACTATGTCAGGAACAGTTCCAGCTAATGGTTTCTTCCTCATTACAAGCGATACATATCCAGGTCCTACAACCGGAGATCTAACATACGATGATGGATCGCCAACAGTTTCAACAAATAGCACAGTTTTACTTTATGGCAGCGACGGAACAACTGTTATCGACAAAGTTGGGATGGGAACAGCATCAGACTTCGAAGGAACTGCTACAGTCAATCCAGGCGACGGAAAAAGTATAGAAAGAATTAGCCCAAGTACGGATACAGATAATAACTCAAGTGATTTTGCTGTCCAAAACACTCCAGACCCAATGAATTCAACAGGGGGAACTTCAACGCCAACACCAACTGCCTCTCCAACTCCAACATCCACACCTACCGCAACTCCGACAGCTACAAGTACACCAACATCAACGCCTACCACGACACCAACACCCACTATGACTCCAACTTCAACACCAACAACTACACCAACTGTAAGTCCTATTGAAACACCAACAATGTCTCCAACGCCAACAAATTTTCCATTTCCTTTCCATCCATTAGTATTTACGTGCAGAGTAAATTACATAACTATTAACACAGGTTGGTTTATCCTCAGCGTTCCCCAAATCTTCTGTGGATTTAATTTATAA